The window TATTGCTCTCTGACCTCACTAATAGAAAATATTAGTGGGGGTCCATCAAATTTCACCACAGATAAGCAGTGTGTTGTGATGTGCTGGGTGCTATGGATCCCTTATCTAAGTGCCACATGATCTAGAGTGAAAATGTCTGAAGAAACGTCAGAAATTAGGGTCTTGGCAGAAATAGCTCTTTTAGTGAAAATGAAGCATAAATGTATTAAGTTGAGCTAGAGAATTCCCCAGGATGTTCTACTGAAGATCTTGTGGGTTAAAAGCCCACGTACAAAGCAGGGTCATGTGTGCAGTCttgcacttatttttttctgcccagGGCAATATCAGTTTATAAGTTACTGATACTGTTTGAGCCACGgcatttttgctttcagaaagctgATTGTCATTCCTTAAtgagtgcagaaggaaaataaactcCCACAAGTTCAGATTCTCCTACTTGCTGTATGAGTCTCTTATACAATTTATTTAGTTAATCCCCTGCAGAAACTCTTTGCCATTGGAAAAGCTTGGGTGGAAGCTCTGAGGTTTCATGATTCCAGGTGTGACTGTTGCCACTGCATACCAAATTGGAAATTAAATTGGTTTGGATTACAGTACTTGCAAAATTTCTCATGGTGATCAGGtttattcttattaaaattaACAATGTAGTTTGTAAAGAATCATTCAAGGCTTCACTTGTAGGGCACATGTTTATTTGGTAGCTTAAGCCTGTAGTTCTACAAAGTCGTGAATCTGGTTTCTGGCACTTTGTACCAGATCAAAAGCTCCGATGACACATGGAACAAAGCACTGAACTAGTGCAAACTTTCCATTTGGTTCaagtctgttaaaaaaaagttgtgtaaTAACTTTGTCTCAGCAGATTTTATGACATATCAGGTATCATTTATCTTTACAGAGCTGGCAGAACACTAACATAAACTACAAAGGCTGCATAAACACCACAGTATACACTCTGGCTAGCTTGATAAAAAATGTGATCATATTGTCCTGTCTAATTCAATGAAATTTATACTGCCAGATTACCTAGTACTTTGTATATCTGACATTAAAGTCAAATCACAGCCTCCACGACTAGGTAATATTGTTTGAATAAAGGAAGTGTTGCCAGGAACTATGATTAAGGGCCATTCAAGGCCAAGTTTCATGAGCAATATCTGCTTTGGGAGGCTCTGGAACACCCACTTTGAGACGTCCGCAGGCTGACTTGCAGAAGGCCAGATCACCTTCTGCTCCTATTTGCTCCTGCTGTAACTATGAGTCTTCAGTGCATCTGAAATTTAGTTTGCAGTTTTTCAAGTTGGACACCCCAAAATCAAAAGCCTCAAATATTAGTGGACTACTTCAGAAGAATTAGGCCTTAATCTCTCTGCTTTGATCTCCCTGTCAAGGTAGTAATATAAATACTGTGATCTGTTTTTCTATGCCAAGTATAGAAGATGGGCATTGCGCGAGGAAGAGGACAGAAATCTTTTCATTGGAGAGGAGCCATTAAGGTCTTGACTGGACTCATTAAAGTGAGCTGATGAGCAGGTGCAGCAGTGATTCATGCTCTGGCAGAAGAGAAAATCTGGTCATGTAAGCCCTAAGAACACTGGATTCACTTTATAGCACTTTGGTGTCATAAATATTGGCAGCTGCCTTTACTGGTGCTTGCAAAGAATTATGCTCACCTTGATACACAGAAAATCTTTGCAGCCTGCTGTATTTATTGGAGGACTCTGATGCATATTCTTCCATACACCACTTCTTGCTCTCTCACCTTCCTTTTCATCGCTGCAGTTGCATGGCAGACATGAAATATGTATCTTCAGGTAAAAGATTAATTTGGTAGTGAGAGAATGTGAATGAGATacacagagaaattaagaaaacattgTTTTAACACACTTAATTGAAAAATGTTCCTAAAACCAGCCccaaagcagaaaatgtttttgcttttatctacagattatttttaaaagacatggaAATAAATGTAGCAGGTTCATTTTTATATCTGTGAGGCAAGATTTCACTGGGAATAACATGAGTTGGTTTCTAAAtcagtctttctttttatcttcatttgtCTGCAAGCCTCTGATACGACAGGATCACAGCAGTGGGAGATAGAAAGATTTTGGAATAGTTTTCTTAACGATTAGGCCAAGAGCTTATGCAAAGAGCCTCACATTCTTCCAGTGGAATTATCTATGTAGTTTTTACATAATAGCCAGTTCAAGATCCTTGCTGAAATCTGATATTCAAATTcaggagatgaaggagcagaaaagaaaaaagaaaaacaaccttcaAATGGTGAGCCTGATTGCTGGAAAGACCTGATCAATCAAAGAAGGGCTCCGCTACCCAGCACAGCACAGTCTATAATCTGGCATCCCAAGGAAACAAGATTTATGTATTGTTTACTAGTCAAGTCCCTGTTCCTAATCTTCCCCAGTATCTTTTGAATCCATTGATAAAATCCAGTGATACAGGAGCTGAAACCTCAAAGATCTGATGTTCCTACAAGTTTCATGAAAGCAGGTAGCCAGGTGGAAGAGACAAATCCTGTTATTACTCCCATATAGACGTGATTTATAGGACTCACCCAGTATGACCCACCACAGCACAGTGAGCTGTAGCAAATCAGCAAACCTTAGGAAAGCTTCACTTGTTTTTCACCTTACTTAGGCATCAGAGCATATAAACATGAGGCAACTCCAGAGGAAGCCAAGCTTCATTAGTTTCTACTGCTGACAGAACTACTTATCAGTGGTTTTGTTATACTGAGAGAAGAACCATTACATTTTTCACACATACACATGACCATAGACTTGCATCCTTAATGGCTTGCgtgaagaagcaaaacaaaaaaagaattaaaacaagaTCCCCATTAGAAGGGGGATAACGTATGTGCTCCTTGTGACTGTTTTTAATGAGCAGAACCCTGACGGGCTTTTGCAGAGGAAATCTTCTGAAATTAGATATGTGGTGCAGAAAAATCCCAAGCGTGCAGGTTACACTGCAAGTTATCTGCATCATGTATTCTGCTAAGTGCACAATTCAGTCCCAATTTCTCCAAACCTCAAAATGCATTTGGatcagttttccttttcactaAAGAGCttagagaaattaagaaattcaACTGCAGTCCATGAAAGTAATAAAGGGATATACATCTCTTCTCCTGTCTGCTTTATGCCAGACTTTGGCATTTCTATGTTACTCAAAATTGTGATGCTGAGTGTCCTAGCAAGCAATTCTATTTCCTTATGGAGATTTAGTAAGAAAATACCCTGTGCAGCTGTTCTAGAGCTTGATTTGTTCTTAGAAGTAATTTTACTGGTACAAAGCATATGTTTGTCACTACAACTGCATCTATATTAGAAGCACTTTGTCAGTTCAAAGTAGCAGTATGCctgtgtttgtaaaatgttacTGGAACTGACATTGCCCGAGCACCTACAGGCCAGGATGTGGTCTTGTACAGTGCCAGCTATAGTGAAGTACTGGATCCAGAACCAACTTTCTCTCTAAACTGTGAAGATTGACAGGATGCTGAACTTCAGCATCCAAAGTGCCCACCAATCTCATTGTCACCTTATTCTTCCCAAATGTTGCCTGGCAAATTGAAAAAAGGACTAGCAAAATATACCATATTTTAATTTATGCATGCACAAGTCTTATACTGAGACATGTCATTCATTTCATTTGTAAAAGCGATATTCTTGATGCTTTGAACAAGAAGGGACTGAAATAATCAGCAGTTGAAACAGGAGATAACCACAAACACCAGTGAGATGGGGTTTGATCCTTGTTGTATCAGggaacaagtgttagtctctAGCATGACAGACCTCTCCTGGGCCCCATTCaatctatttctgtttctgataAACAGGAGATGGCAGTCCCATTATATGTGAACTACATGGAAATCTTTTGTCAGGAAAATAGTGACTGTTAAggtcttaagaggaaaaaaaaatccaccaaaatcCATGTGCAGAGTAACATGAAAGCATGCAGGCAGGCATCTGGGATATAGGCAAGGAGGCCACTATATGCAGCTCCATGCCATATTTCCcatgaaaggaaaaacatttccagtttcATTCTGCATCTGCACTCAGGACTGCCAGGCTGCTATCCTCCTCTGTTTCTGCCTAAGCAGTGAATGCCTGATTTCTTAGCAGCAGGAATGAGCTTTGGAAGTCAGCAGTGGGGCTACTATGCTAGCCATCACATATCAAGGGAAGGAAGCAAGCTGGCAGCACTTTGTGCAAGTTGAAATCTCCCACAGTGCTCCTGCTGAAGAGagcttatttaatttaaaaaacaaacagaaagtatACGGGCAAGAGTGCTCACTTACAGATACGTATTGCATCTCTCAGAGGCCGTAGAGGGAAGGGGGAGCACATGAAGATCTGTTTTTTTCCTAGGCAGGCATAGATTTACTGGAAACGAGATTGCAgccttctcccctcctccacaTCTATGAGGTCTGGTGCAGCAGCACATTCACTCTCATGTCAGATGCTGTGTTAGTGGCTATGCAGACACATGCATCCAGCCAGCCAGGACTGCGTCCATTCCTCCATGTCCCAACTTGTGGTAAAAACATCCAGTCTCATTGTGCCCTGTGAACTTCCTTCACCCCATGCATCTGTATCAAGGCACTGGGACTCCAGAAGGCACTTCCCAGTATGTGGGGCTTTGTTTAGGCACTGTCCTTTCCACTGTATTAACATCTAATTCAACGTAAAGTGGTAGTGTAAAGATGATTAAAACAGTTTCAAAGCAATTGAAATATATATCATTTTCCACTACAACCTTGAACTTACATTGTAACTACCTTCACTTTCTTGTAGGAAGCACCTAAGGAAGTAGTAGAACTTCCACATGATGAATGCTTCTCCTTGCTTTGAGATTCCACAGAAATCTGTATGTTCGATGGGCTTTTGCATTCTGATAATTTTTGATCCATTTGCCAGAATACCTAGTACTGAAGAATAGCAAATCAGCGTAGCTCTGCTTGAAGGATGGAGTGCGTTCTTGTTTCAATTCAGAGTTGAATTGACTTGATTGGAATGAATTGTTGCAGATCTTTGTGAAACCCTTGGCATAAACATGAATAAAACCATAAATCATCCATAACTCTgggtttacattttaaaaactacagCTATGCTGAATAAAAGCAAATCTGTCACGTAATACAAGGCAAATATCCATCATTATTCTTAGCCAAAGAAATTCATTATACTGTTAATACCAATAGAATTACGATCTAAGTTATGGAGCCAGACTTGCTGGAATCTCTTCACAGTTCTGCCAATACACTGTGTGGCCTTGGAAGaggcaaagagagaaagaggTTAAAGACAACTTCTGTGCACCTTagttttcccaaaggaaaactgGAGATACTCACTTGCTCAgcaaggggggggtgggggggtgcttTTTATTCAGTACTTTCAAAATCATGGCTTTATAGCATAAGAAGTAAAAGCTCTTTaagttctgctttttattttctagtagCACAGAGTGGATTGATCAGTGCTGTAtattaattcagtgaaaaaaaaaaaaaagagtaaagcaGGAATATTGTGGAGACACAGTTATAAGCAACAAAGCAACACAGAAACCTGCCATGCTTTAAATTAATTTGGTTAAATCTGtcaaaaaatgttcaaaaatacattttggtttaTCTTAGATCAATTAGGAACAGATTGAAGctacagaaaattaaatccaCTGTTCAAACCAAGGCAATGCCATTTGCAGACAAGCCTGTCAGAAACCACATGGACACCATCCTGCAAGCCTTGTAACAAGCTTTTGAGGGCTAAAGCTCTCATCTTCACCTTTTCAATTCTTAACTCTTATGTTCTTTCTTCCTAAATCCAGAAAGAATACAGCGGGAACAATTCAAATCACCTGTATTATTACTGAGGATTAAGGAGCAAAGAGTGTAAATCATTTCTTAATTAGAAGTTGAGGAGAATGGGATGGGGGCATCATTaggcaaacaaagcaaagcacCTAGTACAATAGGTGGTAAATAGACTATTAGTCTCTGCTAAGTACTTCTTCTTTAGCTTGAACTAAGAAAAGCAgtttaggggaggaaaaaagggatttAGCATGAACATATCCCAACTATCTAAAGATGTGCTAAACTCAGTAACAAGGCCCCTCAAATTAGTAAAGGGATAAAATTTACATAAAAAATACTCCGTGCTTTTTCCTTAGTCCCCACATGAGTTGATCTGCTTTTAATGCAGATGCTAATTGAGACCAAGGTAATCCGAGTTCACAGTGGTGCTTGATGGAAGATGTTAAGCAAACGGTTCTTTGAAAAAcagctctgcagcccatggagtgCAACAAATTGATTAGTTCTTGTTTTCTATtgcagttttgaaaagaaatattgaacTCTTGAAATATTTGACCTGGCTTTGTTGCCGCAAACACTAGTTTTAACTATATAGAAAATACTGTGATAGGGATCCAGAAAGTCCTGTTGTTCCTATACTAGCATTGTCAGTGAGCCTCTGGTCAATTaaacctctgccttttttttttttgtctcagtttttcAGTTGTGGAATACACAGCGGAAGGTGGGGGAGAGGAAGCTATGCTGACTCCAGTCTGCTAATCCTTGCCAGAGAGCAATTAAGGCAGCATTCACAAAACCATTTAGCTTTTCTGTTCGTCACTTCTGatcaacttttttccttttacttctttAGGGTTACACATGAACCTCTTGACCCTTTTCTGTTTTATGGTATCAGGAAGGCTATTTCTCTGGTTTCTTACTTAATTTAAAACCTTATCCTGAAGCTGCCTCCTGGAGAGCTTTCAATTTCTGTTGAAGTTTACAGGAGGCCTATATATACTACAGGCTGAGGCTTAAGTGTACTGACTGCCAGGTCACATATTCCTTTACCTTTCTAGTTCAGAAAATCTACAGTAGAGAATAATCATGTATTAGTAAAGGAGAGACTAGCTGATAAAACCACCTCTTCTCCATTTCTAATGTCCAAGTCTACTAACCATAAAATGTATCTTCCTAACAGCATAAATGTGATGCGAGTTGCGCTGTATTTCCCAGAACAAAGAGCATCAGGAAGGATTTTGTTAATTTGTCTTTGAACTGACTTGCCATGGTGTACTATCAAAATCGAACACTTAACCAGATAAACCGCTCCATGTAGCTGCAGGTTTTCCTAAGCCATCTGCAAACAACAGTTACTTTATAATAAGGAAACATTTTGCAAAGTGCTTACAGCAATACAAGTTTAAAACCTAACTTTAAAAACCATCATTCCAGCTGCAGTACTGTGTATTGGCATAGTTATCAATAAATCCCAGTGACCTTTCACTGACTGTAACAAGAACAATGCTTTTAAGTTCAAGCTAGTGTATTTCTGGAAGCCTTAACTTGctatttttcagtattaaaacaagTGTACAACACAAGTCTCAGTATTTTCgggaagcttttatttttagggTATTCTGTTTTCATGCTTATATTCTTATTCCAATTTTAAGAGAAACTAACCAAGCAAACCTAAGTCACAGCCCTGGGTCAGCTAAGTCCTATGAAGTTTCTGATTCACACCCATGAAAGAGTCAGGAAGTTATCCAAATACATCACTTTGCCCCTACAAACTAGGGCACTTAGATATATGTGTGCTTAGTATAAGCATTACTGTAGGACATGCTGCCCACCAGAATTACAATGTAACATTCTGAAGTAAAATATACATAAAGTAGTGTAAGGTCATAACATTTGTTTACAAAGTTTATTAGTCCCATTGACTTACAAGAGAAGTCTCCAAGGTTCTTTATCGTACCACTTTTCTGTTTGATAGGCAGTGCTAACACAGGAAAGACTTTAGCATTTACTTCTTACACACATAAGATTTTTAAGCCTTGACCCCTGCTCCTTCTGGTAACACCCGTGGAGTCCTTTTAACATGCCTTCAGAGTATAATCACTCAGGTTTCTGTGCTGTGAGGAGGTGTTAAAACACTCCAGCAGTGAATAGTATATTTTGACAACTTCTTCCTATCAGTGTCCTGCTGTGAAGGGGATGGCTGCAGTCAGGCGGCATGCATCTTAACAAGGAGTCAAAGTAGGCAAGCTTTTCCAGCATATTCTCAGAAAACTGATTAGTCTTATTTTGTTCTTACATTGCCCTGTAATTCTTCATCCATTTGAAATGTCTAGTtactcaaagaaagaaaaaagaccacTAAGACACCGGAAGAGAGGAAGCAACACATATGTTGTTTTATTACTCTCCCCTAGGATCTGTACTAAATgtacattttaatgaaattagGGCTAGAAGTCACTCCTTTAGCAGCACCACTTGACTGGTAGCTCATAAGAGGCAGGTGAGTCACAGGTAGTGTTTTACCATCTTGCACCAGTTTACACTAGAAGTGTGTAGTAGCTTAAGTACAGCCTTTCTGTGCTTTACAGGCTGTCAAGTGTCCACAATTGATAACTCCACTAAGGTACCTCCCTGTCCTAAGTTGCTGAGAAGTGACACAGGTACAGAAATTGAAACCAAGTCCTCTAACATGTCCCCTAGAGCATGGTATGGCAGCTTGAAAGGACCAGGGAAGGGTGAAACTCATTTCTACAGTTTCAGTCATTCCTTGAACAAGTATACAGGCCTCAGAATCTGCCTTTTTCAATAGCGTTAAAATAATACAAGTTAAAAACCCAAGAACCTAAAAGAAGTTCTAAACCATCATCTTCAAAGCTGTAAAAAGCCAGAATTGATGCACTTCCTAATAGGGTCAACAGTTCAAAATCCTCATTTCAGTCCCAAAGAACTTTTTATAATAGTGAAATAGCACTCGGTTCAGGCTGTATGCTGTGTGTCATCTTCTCAGACATGAACTCCCGAGTACATCATGTGGTCACCCTGTGTTACCCCAATAAGGGATGAGTTAGCACTGTGTCCATAAATTGTTCTTTTCAGGAAAGATGCTGGAGCCATTATTGCGGTACGATCAGTTGGTATTCTCTGGTTAGTGCGTGAAGGGTGCAAGAGTTGTCCACTGGTAGGTGGAGGACTTAAGAACCGAGCATCTTCACCCAACCCCATAATAGGAAGGGATGGAGCTAGAGTCATGCAGATGTTGCTGGTCTGAGGACCACTACTCAGTGAGCTTCTGGTGGCAGAACTGGAACTGGAGAGGCGAGAAGGAAGATCAGGTTCTAGTAGCCAGGTCTGGCCAGGTGCAAGTCCACTTTGCTGCCCCTCATCCTGGGATTTTAAGCATTTGCAGCAGCAAATTCCAACACAGGTACCACCAACAACAAATGCCACAAATACAGACCCAACAAGAAGGAATGGCAGGTACACGGGCACTGAAAAAGTAAGAGTGACATTAGCCAACCATTCATTTGTGGGGTATTCTAGGTTATATTCTGTTCTGCAGGCATGCATGCACCAAGGAGCAGGCCAGAGTAGTTCTACTCGCAACTCTTGCTGCTACAAGATTAGAAAGTGGCACTTGCTAGGCAGGCTCATTTGAAGAAGCCTAAAGTGCAGAGGGTTGGACCAGCCAGTCCTATCGCATCTGCCATTAATACCCATGCAAGAGCTGTTCCAGTACTCAAATGTCACAGCTACTGTTCACTTGTGCATGATTAAGTAGAAATTCAGAGTTGTAATAGAGTATTACAGTTAGTACCTAAACGGCTGTTGGGTTGCCTATGGAATCTGGGTTTGAGGGCTACAAGTATTTTTACAAGCCAGAACTTAAGTTAAATGCATTACTTAGAGGCATCCACATGCATTAACAGAACAGGTTAGTGACATACGTGTTCCACCAGAGATATAAATATCAGAGGTGTTACGGGATTACTTTGTTAGTAGTTTAGAGGCTTTTCTGAGAGTAGGACCGACAGAAAAGTCTTTTGAGTGAAGCCCCCAGTTATTCCCTCTTCCCAGTGAAGGGAACTGAGTGGCTCTGGCCCCTGCAGCCACCAAAATAAGCACTGTGCCTGGGCTCCACACCTTTCTGCTGCAATGGTTACAGCTTGGAGCTCTGACGGGCAGAGGAACAAAGGAAGGATCTGGCTGATGCCACCAAGGGATGCAAAGAAGAATGCACATCTGatatgtgccccccccccccccccaatttgctAGAGGCACGGGAAGCTTACCTGGCACTGGaggcctggggctgggctgctgaTGGTCACCAGGGCACTGGCCCTGGTCCAGGCGGGCCTCTCTGGACGAGCAGCAGTAGCGCAGGCTGCAGGACCCGCAGCACAGAGTGGCCTCCGGGCCATCGTAGCGCTCGGGGCACTGGAAGCCGCGGTGCCAGCGCTGCGGGCTGCCAGCCCAGCCGTGGCAGTACTCCCCGGCCTGCCCGGGGGTGCATcgcagggccagcagcagccccagggcacaGAGAGCCTCCATTGCCATGGTGGGTCACACAGGAGGTTTCACCTCTAGCCACTTGGCCCACACTgccctttcccccccacccctcttaTTTTAAAGGTAAGGCACACACCACCCCAGGCAGCTGCGGAGTGCAGCGCTCCCAGACCACCAGCTGCCCACGAAGGCACTGCCTGAGCTCCTATTTCAGGAGGTTTTATCTCTTGGCCTGTGACCTGCCTTTAATCCCCTCTCTTTACAGCAACAAAGAAGGACCCACTAATTGAAAACCATTTGCAGCTACTCCAGCTCCACCTTCCTCATTTCTCTCCTTCAGTCCTGCAGGGAGCAGCCACTGGTTCCTGCTGGAGATGGCACATCTCACGCTCGTGGTGAGGCGTTTCCACCAGCACGTCAGCTTAGCAAGGCTAAGGAGTCTGAAAGCCCAGGGCTATCCTGGTACCAAAGCTTCATTCCTTCAGTGGCTCGTCGGTAGCTGAAGTGTcagaggtgggaggctggggacaaCACATGATGACAAGtgagaaataaaatttccagagcagaaagaaaatacagggaTGGGCTATAAAGTGTAATTAGTACAAACTGGTATCAAGGTAATTTTTACCTTGTTTAACATGGATAATCAATTATATAAATACAAAGAAGAATAATctgaaaatgtaggaaaaattaatttttaaagctttaaggTGGTCTAATTTCTGTCTCCGTTGTTGAAAACCTAAAGGCTGATAATTTTAAAGGGTCTTTTGCACTTCTGCTTTCCCTACACACAGTGCAATCCATGAATTGAAAAGCATGTTTCAGGGGACAAAATGCCTATTTTAAGATCTGTAGAAGTTTCATCTACACAGGGGAATCCTGCAGTGTTACAAAGACCCCATAGCAGCACAGGAGTGGTAGTGAGCTCTTCATCtttgaactaaaaataaaaccaaaccattgGTTTTTGGTCTTTCTCAGTTCCCTTACAAGTCTGACTACTTGCTATATTAACAAGACCCACGTCTGAAGCATGGTTAGCCTGTGCTTAactgcagtgaggaagaaagTTATTGCTAAGTGAGCACTTTGAAAAGCAGGGAGTTAAGGCAACATCTTTTGGACCAATATCCTGGTAATGTGTAGCACTATTTGCAGCTTGCTTGAAGACTCCAAAACATATTCTTGAATGTACTCAAAAGCTGGTTCCCACACAATTTTTTAGGAGTGTTGCCATTGATTGTCCACTGATGCaaagttttagaaatatttgCACAAAATGATCTCCcttctgatgatttttttgttttaatattagaTAGCAGCTTGCACATTTATGCTTTATTAACTATTTCATAGGTTCAGTTGAGTCATATTTCAATCTGCTCATCACCTTTGCCAGTCAGCTACCTTTTGTGCATAattttttaattggctttttgGCAAACATGGTTAAAGAGATCCTTGGattcagaaatgttaaatgaaatcTCTGCTCAGAACTAAAGACCTTTCCAAATGCTGCTCAGCTCATTGAGATATGCATTTTGCCCTGCTTCATTTCAGCTCTGCAAGTGTAAGGTTGGCTGACTGAGTAGGACCTAATCCTATAAATCCATGGGCACGATCTAGAAAATACTGAGCAGCCCCAACACCCTTTAAAAGACAGCCAGAGGTGAGTGATGTGCTATCCTGGACTGGACTCGCAAAGCACTGCAGTGATACTTTAAGCCCAAAGCTCTATTTGCCTTAAGGCAAATTCCACTTTATTCACACATTCAACCTCAGCACTGTTAGGCTAGACTAAATGCTAACTTTTATTATTTGTTGTTATGGGAAAAAGCAGCCTTAGGCTTTAGGCATGTGCTTAGCATTTTGCAGAGTTCATCATAATAAAATGTACCTCAGTAAAGGTAAAAGGATGCGATTATTTCCTACCATCTTCCACGTTAAAAGAGTATAAATCAGGTATTCAAATGCTAAGAAGTTCCTAAAGTTGTTCATTGCATTAACAGTTTGAATGATGGCTCCCCTTGCATGATTTCCTCTCTCTGCATATACACTATCTTTAACAAATTAGTCatgtattattttttcctgcatagGATTACACTACCTCACTTAGCAGGGATAAACTCTTAGAAACCAAATGCAGAGCTCCTGTTCAGGGTCtgcatgtgtgtttctgtgtgttccAGGGGACATTTGTTTCCCGATTCAAAATCTCTCATCTATAATTTTGTCATAGACTGCTCTGTGCTGTGATGTCCACTTAACCGCTGCAGAAGCAGATGAATGTAACTGTGTATAAAAATTGTATATGCTTACATAACTTGTGACCCACTTTGAATTTTGACAGAATAAAAAGGGCTACATGGATGTATTGGAATGCTAGTTGGGAACTACAAGGGTAAATCATTAGTAAGTTTCTATTCGAATTCTTTGTGTTCAGTCACTCACAGATTTCTTAAGTCTTTCACCTGCCAGGATGAAATTTTTCGTACTTGTTCTTTGCCAGCTTTGGGgaagttttaaacaaaagcaatccAGCCTGTTTTGCATGAGAGAACAGTGATGATGGTTTCCCATtattaacaacaacaaacaaTCTTGTTACCTTTTCTGACTATCCCTGCAGCCAAAACAGCTTGAGCTTTGAATTTACAAGTTACCATGGAAATAGCCCTTAGGGAGAAGTCTCTTTTCCATGTGAGGGTTGTTTCTGTTATTTAGGGAAATGTACATTCCGCCTCGAATTTTATGTTGGCAGCAAGATGATTAAAAACTCCTGTTATTCTaagcagaaagcacaaactgGAAACTTCCTAATTTGCAGTAGCTTTGCCTTCTCTGCAGTACCAGTGTTCAGTATCAGTGTTTTACATTCTTCTATAATGTTGAAGGTTGAACTCTGCTACCAGATTTCAGGTATAGTCTTGTCATTTCTTAATGCCAAGTGaacattaaatacagaaaaagaaacaagggaaGAACTAATCCCTCTCTGCTAACGTGAGGCTGCAGTCCAGTGGCCAGATCCTCTAACGTGCTGATCAGTTCTCTCCTGATGCTGCGTGTGCTCCTTCCCTCTGACATCATGTctgtca is drawn from Strix uralensis isolate ZFMK-TIS-50842 chromosome 13, bStrUra1, whole genome shotgun sequence and contains these coding sequences:
- the LOC141949261 gene encoding protein shisa-1-like, yielding MAMEALCALGLLLALRCTPGQAGEYCHGWAGSPQRWHRGFQCPERYDGPEATLCCGSCSLRYCCSSREARLDQGQCPGDHQQPSPRPPVPVPVYLPFLLVGSVFVAFVVGGTCVGICCCKCLKSQDEGQQSGLAPGQTWLLEPDLPSRLSSSSSATRSSLSSGPQTSNICMTLAPSLPIMGLGEDARFLSPPPTSGQLLHPSRTNQRIPTDRTAIMAPASFLKRTIYGHSANSSLIGVTQGDHMMYSGVHV